The proteins below are encoded in one region of Caulobacter henricii:
- a CDS encoding energy transducer TonB, with the protein MARRAETGFSPALIGSVALHGLVAAAILIGLPWKKPVPITLGESVPVTIVTTGPTNVRPAEEALEDQTALTETPAPEATPEPPAPAPAPTPAPKPSPTASKTPKPAKPKDDFFASMEASLSKTKASTAKSAAPAPKGPSRAETSVSARPALGAATGLSAAALGRLQGEVQDRWNPNCEVEGGANVSVRVVFVIGPGGRVVGQPETPGTSSSDPVVKAASDRAVRALLQASPFAYLPSDLYGQKIALNFNAKQACSR; encoded by the coding sequence ATGGCCCGGCGCGCGGAAACCGGATTTTCCCCGGCCCTGATCGGGTCGGTGGCCCTGCACGGCCTGGTCGCGGCGGCCATTCTGATCGGCCTGCCGTGGAAGAAGCCCGTGCCGATCACCCTGGGCGAAAGCGTGCCGGTCACGATCGTCACTACCGGTCCGACCAATGTCCGGCCGGCCGAGGAGGCCCTCGAAGACCAGACGGCCCTGACCGAAACCCCGGCCCCCGAGGCGACCCCGGAACCTCCGGCCCCGGCCCCCGCGCCGACGCCTGCGCCCAAGCCGAGCCCGACAGCCAGCAAGACCCCGAAACCGGCCAAGCCCAAGGACGACTTCTTCGCCTCTATGGAGGCCTCGCTGTCCAAGACCAAGGCCTCGACCGCCAAGTCTGCGGCACCGGCACCCAAGGGGCCCAGCCGCGCGGAGACCTCGGTGTCGGCCCGCCCCGCGCTCGGTGCCGCCACCGGCCTGTCCGCCGCGGCCCTGGGCCGACTGCAGGGCGAGGTGCAGGATCGCTGGAATCCCAACTGCGAGGTCGAAGGCGGAGCCAATGTCAGCGTGCGGGTGGTCTTTGTGATCGGCCCCGGCGGCCGGGTCGTGGGTCAGCCGGAAACGCCGGGCACCAGCTCGTCCGATCCGGTGGTCAAGGCCGCTTCAGACCGCGCGGTGCGGGCCCTGCTGCAGGCTTCGCCGTTCGCCTATCTGCCGTCTGATCTCTACGGTCAGAAAATCGCCCTGAACTTCAACGCAAAACAGGCTTGCTCGCGATGA
- a CDS encoding ExbD/TolR family protein yields MSMSANDAFATGGRRGRRRGRRSRGALSEINVTPLVDVMLVLLIIFMISAPLLTAGVPLELPKTEAAALQNQQEPITVSIRADGAIFVGETEIAFENLAPRITAIAGHGYDKPLFVRADGKATYAVVAQTMAALSNAGFAKINLITETGGPSSGSAGSGDVTPSAVPRDALPEGSGDLRPAQ; encoded by the coding sequence ATGTCGATGTCCGCCAATGATGCTTTCGCCACCGGCGGTCGCCGCGGTCGCCGACGCGGCCGCCGCTCGCGCGGGGCCCTGTCCGAGATCAATGTCACCCCGCTGGTCGACGTGATGCTGGTCCTGCTGATCATCTTCATGATCAGCGCCCCGCTGCTGACGGCCGGCGTGCCGCTGGAACTGCCCAAGACCGAAGCCGCCGCCCTGCAGAACCAGCAGGAGCCGATCACGGTCTCGATCCGCGCCGATGGGGCGATCTTTGTCGGTGAGACCGAAATTGCCTTCGAGAACCTCGCCCCCCGCATTACCGCCATCGCCGGCCACGGCTACGACAAGCCGCTGTTTGTGCGGGCCGACGGCAAGGCGACCTATGCCGTGGTCGCCCAGACCATGGCGGCCCTGTCCAATGCCGGCTTCGCCAAGATCAACCTGATCACCGAGACCGGCGGGCCCTCGTCGGGCAGTGCAGGCTCCGGCGATGTGACGCCGAGCGCCGTTCCGCGCGATGCCCTGCCCGAAGGGTCGGGCGACCTGCGGCCGGCCCAATAG